A window from Enterocloster bolteae encodes these proteins:
- a CDS encoding HAAS signaling domain-containing protein, with translation MSRTEFLQGLKSELEGRVPYSVIQENLRYYDSYIMEEAAKGQTEDEVIESLGGPRIIARTIVDAALDTEDRPDGFDSFESEASYRSGPAGSSQEEREPFRGKKPEVHYVDFGKWYVRLIAGLVVFLVIFLVMTVFFGIMGLAGWILSYIWPVLLVMLAVWMFRGPRR, from the coding sequence ATGAGCAGGACAGAATTTTTGCAGGGACTAAAAAGTGAGCTGGAAGGACGGGTACCCTATTCCGTCATACAGGAGAATTTGCGGTATTATGACTCCTATATTATGGAGGAGGCTGCCAAGGGACAGACAGAGGATGAGGTCATAGAGAGCCTGGGAGGTCCGAGAATCATTGCCAGGACCATAGTGGACGCTGCCCTTGACACCGAGGACAGGCCGGATGGATTTGATTCCTTTGAATCAGAAGCATCCTACCGTTCAGGGCCGGCAGGAAGCAGCCAGGAAGAACGGGAACCGTTCAGGGGGAAAAAACCGGAGGTCCATTATGTGGACTTTGGCAAGTGGTATGTCAGGCTCATTGCCGGGCTGGTGGTATTCCTGGTCATATTCCTGGTGATGACTGTGTTCTTCGGCATCATGGGACTGGCTGGCTGGATTCTGTCCTATATATGGCCGGTGCTGCTGGTAATGCTGGCCGTGTGGATGTTCAGGGGACCCAGGAGATAA
- a CDS encoding C40 family peptidase — protein MEVRRVSVSIRGLGKGIIKASGLICLCAGLWAVNPMDSQAAVKQAEVQTRSSYVVKIEAPAVDVHRSASEGSSRQGQVMRGQTYEVLGRTEQGWVKIRTGGREGYIKTSGNATVVEKAHETVDEDAKMRRQVVEYALQFVGGRYQYGGVDPNKGVDCSGFTRYVLGKAASISLPHSSTGQSSYGKAVTEEQMQPGDLLFYAGGGGINHVALYIGDGEVVHASTEKTGIKTSPYNYRKPVKIVSLLS, from the coding sequence ATGGAAGTTAGGAGAGTCAGCGTGAGCATAAGGGGATTAGGGAAAGGAATCATTAAGGCATCAGGGCTTATATGCCTGTGTGCAGGACTGTGGGCGGTGAACCCTATGGACAGCCAGGCTGCTGTAAAGCAGGCAGAGGTCCAGACCCGGTCCTCCTATGTAGTGAAGATAGAGGCGCCTGCTGTGGACGTACACAGAAGTGCCAGTGAAGGTTCGTCCAGACAGGGCCAGGTTATGAGGGGCCAGACTTATGAGGTGTTGGGAAGAACGGAACAGGGCTGGGTTAAGATACGCACCGGCGGAAGGGAAGGATACATAAAGACCTCCGGTAATGCCACGGTTGTGGAAAAAGCGCATGAAACCGTGGATGAGGATGCCAAGATGCGCCGTCAGGTAGTGGAGTATGCCCTTCAGTTCGTGGGCGGACGTTACCAGTACGGCGGTGTGGACCCCAATAAGGGAGTGGACTGCTCCGGCTTTACCAGATACGTGCTGGGCAAGGCTGCTTCCATCAGTCTTCCTCATTCGTCCACCGGACAGTCCTCATACGGGAAGGCTGTGACTGAGGAGCAGATGCAGCCGGGCGACCTGTTGTTTTACGCCGGAGGCGGGGGCATCAACCATGTGGCCCTGTACATTGGAGACGGGGAAGTGGTGCATGCATCCACAGAAAAGACGGGAATCAAGACGTCCCCATATAATTACAGAAAACCAGTTAAGATTGTAAGCCTGCTGTCCTGA
- a CDS encoding NlpC/P60 family protein, with protein MRKMLGSLLKAGAVCGMLMVMNPFTSLAAIGPGFTAGTYIATITAESVNINKSQDSEEVLMTAKTGNTYEVLEDMGNGWMKVRVNESEGFLPVSGNATVEQVGESEMAEVQQDAIESSDTYKRQQVVNYAMQFVGGRYKYGGSDPRTGTDCSGFTRYVLQNSAGISMNRSSGGQAQQGIAISADQMQPGDLIFYGSGRSINHVAMYIGNGQIVHASTERTGITVSNWNYRNPVKIVNVLG; from the coding sequence ATGAGAAAAATGTTAGGCAGCCTTTTAAAGGCAGGAGCTGTATGCGGGATGCTGATGGTCATGAATCCATTTACTTCCCTGGCTGCAATCGGTCCTGGATTCACAGCAGGTACATACATTGCCACCATTACAGCGGAGAGCGTCAACATTAACAAAAGCCAAGACAGTGAAGAAGTACTGATGACAGCCAAAACAGGGAATACATACGAAGTCCTGGAGGATATGGGAAACGGATGGATGAAGGTCCGGGTCAATGAATCCGAAGGATTTCTGCCTGTATCCGGTAATGCTACCGTGGAGCAGGTAGGAGAAAGTGAGATGGCAGAGGTACAGCAGGATGCCATTGAATCCTCAGATACATATAAGCGCCAGCAGGTGGTGAATTACGCCATGCAGTTTGTAGGCGGAAGATATAAGTACGGCGGCAGCGACCCGCGTACAGGGACGGACTGTTCCGGATTTACCAGATACGTACTGCAGAATTCAGCAGGAATTTCCATGAACCGTTCTTCCGGCGGACAAGCCCAGCAGGGGATCGCCATTAGCGCTGACCAGATGCAGCCGGGAGATTTGATTTTTTACGGCAGCGGAAGAAGTATTAACCACGTAGCCATGTATATTGGCAACGGACAGATCGTACATGCTTCAACGGAGAGGACAGGCATTACCGTGTCCAACTGGAATTACAGGAATCCGGTGAAGATAGTAAATGTGCTAGGATAG
- a CDS encoding cold-shock protein → MNKGTVKWFNSQKGYGFITNEENGMDIFVHFSGIASNGFKSLEEGQAVTFDITNSPRGLQAVNVCAA, encoded by the coding sequence ATGAACAAAGGTACAGTAAAATGGTTTAACTCACAGAAGGGCTACGGCTTCATCACAAACGAAGAGAACGGAATGGATATTTTCGTTCATTTTTCCGGAATTGCCTCCAATGGCTTCAAGTCTCTGGAAGAAGGCCAGGCCGTTACATTTGACATTACAAACAGCCCAAGAGGCTTACAGGCAGTAAATGTTTGCGCTGCATAA
- a CDS encoding rhodanese-like domain-containing protein, whose translation MTTFPMISYRQFDQWMEQGKIAQLVDLREPWMFEQDRIWGSVNIPYDELENLMGEIRKDGTIVFYCDRGAKSMVVCRDLWRMGYHAVDLAGGMLNYRGKYIDRRPLSALE comes from the coding sequence ATGACGACATTTCCAATGATATCATACAGACAGTTTGACCAATGGATGGAACAGGGAAAGATTGCGCAGCTGGTGGACCTGAGGGAGCCCTGGATGTTTGAGCAGGACAGGATATGGGGAAGCGTGAACATTCCCTATGATGAGCTTGAGAACCTGATGGGGGAAATCCGCAAGGACGGTACCATTGTATTTTACTGTGACAGGGGGGCCAAGAGCATGGTGGTCTGCCGGGACCTGTGGAGGATGGGCTATCACGCCGTGGACCTGGCGGGCGGAATGTTGAATTACAGGGGGAAATACATTGACAGGAGGCCGCTTTCGGCTTTAGAATAG
- the yfcE gene encoding phosphodiesterase, producing the protein MKIMFASDIHGSAYYCRKMLDIYSESGAGRLVILGDILYHGPRNDLPREYAPKEVIAMLNPLKDQIYAIRGNCDTEVDQMVLEFPIMADYGLMVLEGKAFYATHGHVYNQDHLPPLQDGDILVHGHTHILKAETIEAEGGRHIAVLNPGSVSIPKGGNPSTYAMLEDGVFSIRTLEGEVVKELKL; encoded by the coding sequence ATGAAAATAATGTTTGCATCGGATATACACGGTTCTGCATATTATTGCAGGAAGATGCTGGATATATACAGTGAATCGGGAGCCGGACGGCTTGTGATTCTGGGAGACATCCTGTATCACGGCCCCCGCAATGACCTGCCCAGGGAATATGCCCCCAAGGAGGTGATCGCCATGCTGAATCCTCTTAAGGACCAGATTTATGCAATCAGGGGAAACTGCGACACGGAAGTGGACCAGATGGTTCTGGAGTTTCCCATAATGGCTGACTATGGTCTGATGGTGTTGGAGGGAAAGGCTTTTTACGCCACACACGGACATGTATACAACCAGGATCACCTTCCGCCATTGCAGGACGGAGATATCCTGGTACATGGTCACACCCATATACTGAAGGCCGAGACCATCGAGGCGGAGGGGGGCAGGCATATTGCCGTGTTAAACCCAGGCTCCGTGTCCATCCCTAAGGGAGGCAACCCCAGCACCTATGCCATGCTGGAGGATGGGGTATTCTCCATACGGACCCTGGAGGGCGAAGTGGTCAAGGAACTGAAGCTGTAA
- a CDS encoding THUMP domain-containing class I SAM-dependent RNA methyltransferase has protein sequence MKTFELIAPCHFGLEAVLKKEILDLGYEISLVEDGRVTFIGDDEAICRANVFLRTAERVLLKAGSFKAETFEELFQGTRNIPWEDFIPEDGKFWVAKASSIKSKLFSPSDIQSIMKKAMVERLKNRYGVTWFPENGASYPLRVFLYKDMVTVGIDTSGESLHKRGYRTLTSKAPITETLAAALILLTPWNRDRILVDPFCGSGTFPIEAAMMAANMAPGMNRSFLAEEWRNVIKRKCWYEAMDEAGDLVEEDVQVDIQGYDVDGDIVKAARTNAQSAGVDHMIHFQQRPVSALSHPKKYGFIISNPPYGERIEEKENLPALYREIGERFAALDAWSMYLITSYEDAQKYIGRKADKNRKIYNGMLKTYFYQFMGPKPPRRSQENGSN, from the coding sequence TTGAAAACATTTGAATTAATTGCCCCCTGCCATTTTGGGCTGGAGGCAGTACTTAAAAAAGAAATTCTGGACCTGGGATATGAGATATCCCTGGTGGAGGACGGCCGCGTCACGTTTATAGGAGATGACGAGGCCATTTGCCGCGCCAATGTGTTTCTGCGCACCGCAGAGCGGGTGCTTCTCAAGGCGGGAAGCTTTAAGGCGGAGACCTTTGAGGAATTGTTTCAGGGCACCAGGAATATACCCTGGGAGGACTTTATACCCGAAGACGGCAAGTTCTGGGTGGCAAAGGCTTCTTCCATCAAGAGCAAGCTGTTCAGCCCGTCGGATATCCAGTCGATTATGAAGAAGGCCATGGTGGAGCGGCTGAAAAACCGCTATGGAGTCACCTGGTTCCCTGAAAATGGAGCCAGCTATCCGCTGCGGGTGTTCCTCTATAAAGATATGGTGACGGTGGGCATTGACACCAGCGGGGAATCCCTGCACAAACGCGGGTATAGGACATTGACCAGCAAAGCGCCTATCACAGAGACCCTGGCAGCTGCCCTGATTCTCCTGACGCCGTGGAACCGGGACAGGATTCTGGTGGATCCTTTCTGCGGAAGCGGTACATTTCCCATTGAGGCGGCCATGATGGCTGCCAATATGGCGCCGGGCATGAACCGTTCCTTTCTGGCAGAGGAGTGGAGGAACGTGATCAAACGCAAATGCTGGTATGAAGCCATGGATGAGGCGGGGGACCTGGTGGAAGAGGACGTTCAGGTGGATATCCAGGGGTATGACGTGGACGGTGACATTGTGAAAGCCGCCAGAACCAATGCCCAGTCAGCCGGAGTGGACCATATGATTCACTTTCAGCAGCGCCCGGTCAGCGCACTGAGCCACCCCAAGAAATACGGCTTTATCATATCCAATCCGCCCTACGGGGAGAGAATCGAGGAAAAGGAGAATCTTCCCGCATTATACCGGGAGATAGGAGAGCGCTTTGCAGCGCTGGATGCCTGGTCCATGTACCTCATTACTTCCTATGAAGATGCGCAGAAGTACATTGGGCGGAAGGCGGACAAAAACAGGAAGATATACAACGGCATGCTGAAAACCTATTTTTATCAGTTCATGGGGCCAAAGCCACCCAGGCGCAGCCAGGAGAACGGTTCAAATTGA
- a CDS encoding lectin like domain-containing protein has product MVVVSDIVRNGIRKKAAALFLAVSLSLGTAGCGQANNPAETQSPGRIQDPDGTQDTGGIQNPGGIQDSGGIQNPGGIQDSGGMQEPGGTRDSGGMQEPGGTQDSGGIQNPGGTQDSGGIQNPGGTQDSGSGRNPGGTGNPSGAGGFAAAGGDTSENGENAQGSSTGSSTTGVYQWNRLDTANIKLPSAYDYRKTGRAPQIGNQGSLGTCWAFASLTALESSLLPGKSMTFAVDHMSMHNSFLLGQDEGGEYTMSMAYLLAWQGPVLESQDPYGDGVSPDGLAPSVHVQEIQVLPSKDYEAIKRAVYLRGGVQSSLYTSMRDYQSQSVYYNRETNSYCYIGNEKPNHDSVIVGWDDNYSRENFNLDLAGDGAFICTNSWGEDFGDQGYFYVSYFDSNIGVHNIVYTGVEPVDNYDYIHQSDLCGWVGQIGYGQEEAWFANAYRADKGENLAAAGFYATDKNTEYELYLARNLPDAGGGEMERALDRRMLLAKGRLDNAGYYTIPLDKKIPLEDNEKFAIIVKIITPGTVHPVAIEYDAGDGIAQVDLTDGEGYLSHDGKVWEHVEETQSCNLCLKAYTKK; this is encoded by the coding sequence ATGGTTGTTGTATCAGATATAGTTAGAAATGGAATAAGGAAAAAAGCAGCAGCCCTGTTTCTGGCTGTTTCATTGTCTTTGGGAACAGCCGGGTGCGGCCAAGCCAACAATCCTGCTGAGACACAATCTCCGGGCAGGATTCAGGACCCGGACGGGACACAGGATACCGGCGGCATACAGAACCCGGGCGGGATACAGGACAGCGGCGGCATACAGAACCCGGGCGGGATACAGGACAGCGGCGGCATGCAGGAACCGGGCGGTACTAGGGACAGCGGCGGCATGCAGGAACCGGGAGGGACACAGGACAGCGGCGGCATACAGAACCCGGGCGGGACACAGGATAGCGGCGGCATACAGAATCCCGGCGGGACACAGGACAGCGGCAGCGGCCGGAACCCGGGCGGAACCGGAAATCCTTCCGGAGCAGGCGGTTTTGCGGCAGCAGGAGGGGACACATCAGAGAACGGAGAGAATGCCCAGGGAAGCAGCACAGGAAGCAGCACAACCGGTGTGTACCAGTGGAACAGGCTGGATACGGCCAATATAAAGCTTCCTTCTGCCTATGATTACCGAAAGACAGGCAGGGCGCCCCAGATTGGAAACCAGGGGTCCCTGGGAACCTGTTGGGCGTTTGCGTCCCTGACAGCCCTGGAATCATCCCTGCTTCCGGGAAAGTCCATGACATTTGCGGTAGACCATATGTCCATGCACAACAGTTTCCTCCTGGGACAGGACGAGGGAGGGGAGTATACCATGTCCATGGCCTATCTTCTGGCCTGGCAGGGACCGGTGCTGGAATCCCAGGACCCATATGGGGACGGAGTTTCGCCGGACGGCCTTGCGCCCAGCGTACATGTACAGGAGATTCAGGTCCTTCCCTCCAAGGATTACGAGGCCATTAAACGGGCCGTGTACCTGAGAGGCGGGGTACAGAGTTCCCTTTATACATCCATGAGGGATTACCAGAGCCAGTCTGTGTACTATAACAGAGAGACCAACTCCTATTGTTACATTGGAAACGAAAAGCCCAACCATGATTCTGTCATCGTGGGATGGGATGATAATTACTCCAGGGAAAATTTTAATCTGGACCTGGCAGGGGACGGCGCATTTATCTGTACCAACAGCTGGGGAGAGGATTTTGGTGACCAGGGATATTTTTATGTATCCTACTTTGACAGCAATATCGGTGTTCATAATATTGTATACACAGGTGTGGAGCCGGTGGACAATTATGACTACATTCACCAGAGTGATTTGTGCGGATGGGTGGGTCAGATTGGATACGGACAGGAGGAGGCCTGGTTTGCCAATGCCTACAGGGCGGATAAGGGAGAGAATCTGGCAGCCGCGGGTTTCTATGCAACGGACAAGAATACGGAGTACGAGCTTTATTTGGCCCGGAATCTGCCCGATGCAGGGGGCGGGGAAATGGAGCGTGCCCTGGATAGGCGGATGTTGCTGGCAAAGGGCAGGCTGGACAATGCCGGTTATTACACGATTCCGTTGGATAAAAAAATCCCCTTGGAGGACAACGAAAAGTTTGCTATAATAGTTAAAATAATAACGCCTGGCACCGTACATCCGGTGGCCATTGAATACGACGCAGGGGACGGCATTGCCCAGGTGGACTTAACAGACGGCGAAGGGTATCTGAGCCATGACGGAAAGGTGTGGGAACATGTGGAGGAAACACAGTCCTGCAACCTGTGCCTGAAGGCATATACAAAGAAATAA
- the rdgB gene encoding RdgB/HAM1 family non-canonical purine NTP pyrophosphatase, with protein sequence MGHRIIFATGNEGKMREIRLILADLGLPILSMKEAGAEPEIVENGSTFGENAEIKARAVWNLTGDIVLADDSGLEVDYIGGEPGIYSARYLGEDTPYAVKNRSIIERLKEAGGQERSARFVCNIAAMLPDGQVLHTEAVMEGLIAGEPAGEGGFGYDPILYLPEFGKTSAEITMDQKNEISHRGKALRAMKEALEGVLK encoded by the coding sequence ATGGGACACAGAATCATATTTGCAACGGGAAATGAGGGAAAGATGCGGGAGATACGCCTTATATTGGCTGATTTGGGGCTTCCCATACTTTCCATGAAGGAAGCGGGCGCCGAACCGGAAATCGTGGAGAACGGTTCCACCTTTGGGGAGAATGCCGAGATTAAGGCAAGGGCTGTGTGGAATCTGACCGGGGATATTGTGCTGGCAGATGACTCCGGCCTGGAGGTGGATTATATCGGCGGGGAGCCCGGTATCTACTCTGCCCGGTATCTGGGAGAAGATACGCCCTATGCAGTTAAGAACCGGAGTATCATAGAGCGTCTTAAGGAGGCTGGGGGCCAGGAGCGCAGCGCCAGGTTTGTGTGCAATATCGCGGCCATGCTGCCGGACGGCCAGGTACTCCACACAGAGGCTGTGATGGAGGGGCTTATCGCCGGTGAGCCGGCTGGGGAGGGCGGTTTCGGGTATGATCCCATTCTCTATCTGCCTGAGTTCGGCAAGACATCCGCTGAAATCACCATGGACCAAAAGAATGAAATCAGCCACAGGGGGAAGGCATTAAGGGCCATGAAGGAAGCCCTGGAAGGTGTGCTTAAGTAA
- a CDS encoding metallophosphoesterase family protein has translation MRILIVSDTHRRDENLKEVIRRTGPLDMLIHLGDAEGSEHAIATWVNEDCDLEIILGNNDFFSCLDKEKELMIGRYKTLLTHGHYYNVSVGAEYLKQEARARGFDIVMFGHTHRPFYEVEKKEGDKDLIVLNPGSLSYPRQDGHKPSFMLMEIDKEGEAHFSLNFL, from the coding sequence ATGAGGATATTAATTGTCAGTGACACCCACAGAAGGGATGAAAATCTAAAAGAGGTAATCCGGCGTACCGGACCGCTTGATATGCTGATTCATTTGGGAGACGCAGAGGGAAGTGAACATGCCATTGCCACCTGGGTCAATGAAGACTGCGATTTAGAGATAATTTTGGGAAACAATGACTTTTTCTCATGCCTGGATAAAGAGAAGGAACTGATGATTGGAAGGTATAAGACCCTTCTGACCCACGGACATTACTATAATGTCTCTGTGGGAGCTGAGTACCTGAAGCAGGAGGCCAGAGCCAGAGGTTTCGATATCGTTATGTTCGGGCATACCCACAGGCCCTTCTATGAGGTGGAGAAAAAAGAAGGGGATAAGGATTTGATTGTGCTGAATCCGGGAAGCCTGTCCTATCCCCGCCAGGACGGACATAAGCCCTCTTTCATGCTCATGGAGATTGACAAAGAGGGGGAGGCTCATTTTTCGCTGAATTTTCTGTAG
- a CDS encoding BglG family transcription antiterminator: MNSRQIAFLRLLLEHEEYLPVGFYAGRMDVSDKTLRRMIHGVNEILASYNGVIESRPGTGIRLEINEEERERLMNSAYMMELMDSGALSRSWNQLSRRMDIALNLLLYSDEATSLSGLAYKYYVSKSSIAGDLKALVPFAGKHELRIIQGHGGTSVEGTESCLRKALAELLLYILDNNINANTRGNPAATGMFESETLMTILDIFTEEDLNFVEGLIKHIETSAGYRFDEREYMEFSVNLLVMIYRVRNGFLMEPVLKSNYRKQERDPLDAIAFELASRLSGSYRYTLSVSETSHIYNVLAATHLGNFLMQKELPEEESRKTAVAFGEDFIDAFSVITGINLRTKSTFYVNVISHITLMLNRAASSTPARNPIIDILLENYKGTINVCQIICRILTEKFRLPEISFDEICYLMLYIQGELLADEEKMDVILVSNMSNSITNILKHKLSQNYPQWTVVSSDYNHFLEMSQKQYDLILSTVPLGSREHVIPYALISPLLDEKDCSAINNLLKSCRHREDLYLRELMRARNDLYDIGCAVEVRNRKPMEIPVTGFLKVTALKEVEFVYVHNEAGINRCQFVTDLLQKKLDKVIMDMSNWDFMLFASKMVYLMDNCPDWAMTEFIQNIITEGR; this comes from the coding sequence GTGAATTCAAGACAGATTGCATTTCTGAGACTTTTGCTGGAACATGAAGAGTATCTGCCCGTGGGCTTCTACGCAGGGAGAATGGATGTATCGGACAAGACGCTGCGCAGAATGATTCACGGAGTTAATGAGATTCTGGCGTCCTATAACGGAGTCATTGAGAGCCGGCCCGGAACCGGAATCAGGCTTGAAATCAATGAGGAGGAGCGGGAAAGGCTGATGAATTCAGCTTATATGATGGAACTTATGGATTCCGGCGCATTATCCAGGTCCTGGAACCAATTGTCCAGAAGAATGGATATCGCCCTGAACCTTCTGCTCTATTCGGATGAGGCCACCTCGCTGTCCGGACTTGCCTACAAATATTATGTAAGCAAGAGCAGCATAGCCGGGGATCTGAAAGCCCTTGTGCCTTTTGCCGGAAAGCATGAATTGAGAATCATCCAGGGACATGGGGGGACATCGGTAGAGGGAACAGAGAGCTGTCTGCGCAAGGCCCTGGCGGAACTGCTGCTGTATATTCTGGACAATAATATAAATGCCAATACCAGAGGCAATCCGGCCGCCACAGGCATGTTTGAGTCGGAAACGCTGATGACGATTCTGGACATCTTTACGGAGGAAGACCTGAATTTTGTGGAAGGACTCATAAAACACATTGAGACGTCTGCCGGTTACAGGTTTGACGAGCGGGAATACATGGAATTTTCCGTGAACCTGCTAGTGATGATTTACAGGGTGAGAAATGGGTTTCTCATGGAGCCGGTCTTAAAAAGCAATTACCGGAAACAGGAGAGGGATCCCCTGGATGCCATTGCGTTTGAGCTGGCCTCCCGTCTGAGCGGTTCTTACCGGTATACGCTGTCTGTATCCGAAACTTCACATATTTATAATGTTCTGGCCGCCACCCATCTTGGGAATTTCCTGATGCAGAAGGAACTGCCGGAGGAAGAATCCAGGAAAACGGCAGTGGCCTTCGGTGAAGATTTTATTGATGCGTTTTCTGTGATTACAGGAATCAATCTGAGAACAAAATCAACATTTTATGTGAACGTGATATCCCATATTACGCTGATGCTGAACCGGGCTGCATCCAGCACCCCGGCCAGGAATCCAATCATAGACATACTGCTTGAAAATTATAAGGGTACCATCAATGTATGTCAGATTATATGCAGAATACTGACGGAAAAGTTCAGGCTGCCGGAGATAAGTTTTGATGAGATTTGTTATCTGATGCTGTACATTCAGGGCGAGCTGCTGGCTGATGAGGAGAAAATGGATGTGATACTGGTTTCCAACATGTCAAACAGCATCACCAATATCCTGAAGCATAAATTATCCCAGAATTATCCTCAATGGACTGTGGTGAGCAGTGACTACAATCATTTTCTGGAAATGTCCCAAAAACAATATGATTTGATTTTATCTACGGTGCCCCTGGGGAGCAGGGAACATGTGATACCCTATGCGCTTATCTCGCCTCTGCTGGATGAGAAGGACTGCTCGGCCATCAACAATCTGCTGAAATCATGCCGCCACAGGGAGGATTTGTATTTGCGGGAACTTATGAGAGCCAGGAATGACCTGTACGATATCGGATGTGCCGTAGAAGTGCGGAACCGGAAGCCGATGGAGATTCCTGTGACAGGATTTTTAAAGGTCACTGCATTAAAGGAAGTGGAGTTTGTCTATGTCCATAATGAGGCGGGCATTAACCGCTGTCAGTTTGTGACGGATTTGCTGCAAAAGAAGCTGGATAAAGTGATTATGGATATGTCCAATTGGGATTTTATGCTTTTTGCGTCGAAAATGGTCTATCTCATGGACAATTGCCCGGATTGGGCCATGACGGAATTCATACAGAATATCATTACGGAGGGGAGATAA
- a CDS encoding PTS sugar transporter subunit IIA gives MYKIIVFTHGSLAESLVRTSRLILGNQPDIETYCVEPGCNLEEMRNGVEQSIRRSNDSGQEVLVLTDLMYGTPFNTMIQLEEECSFTHITGTNLPLLIEAINRRLLDGNSRSFAGLVDTAKEGIVDSHVLLQMS, from the coding sequence ATGTATAAAATCATTGTTTTCACACACGGTTCACTGGCCGAAAGCCTGGTAAGGACATCGCGGCTCATCCTGGGCAACCAGCCTGATATCGAGACTTACTGTGTGGAGCCGGGGTGCAATCTGGAGGAGATGAGAAACGGAGTGGAGCAATCCATCCGGCGCTCCAATGATTCAGGCCAGGAAGTCCTGGTGCTTACGGATCTGATGTACGGAACGCCGTTTAACACCATGATTCAGCTGGAGGAGGAATGTTCCTTTACACACATCACGGGTACCAACCTCCCTTTGCTGATAGAGGCCATCAACCGCCGTCTGCTGGACGGAAACAGCAGAAGTTTCGCAGGATTGGTGGACACGGCCAAGGAAGGGATTGTAGACAGCCACGTTCTGCTGCAGATGAGCTGA
- a CDS encoding PTS sugar transporter subunit IIB, translated as MKNIVLTRIDDRLIHGQVVTAWIKQYPINKILIIDDELSQNRLMERIYKAAAPMGVEVLIQSVSEAREFLKEEPVKGENFLILVKVPEIIESLLKEGIEIKKVILGGMGAKNGRKTFNRNVSASGEEVECFKRIVEGGVEIFYQLVPNDKAVNIRSLF; from the coding sequence ATGAAAAACATTGTTTTGACAAGAATTGACGACAGGCTGATTCATGGCCAGGTAGTGACTGCCTGGATTAAGCAGTATCCAATCAATAAGATACTCATTATTGATGACGAGCTTTCCCAGAACCGGCTGATGGAGCGCATCTACAAGGCAGCGGCTCCCATGGGGGTGGAGGTGCTGATACAGTCGGTATCCGAAGCCCGGGAGTTCCTGAAGGAGGAGCCGGTGAAGGGAGAGAATTTTCTGATACTTGTGAAGGTTCCGGAAATCATAGAATCACTTCTCAAAGAGGGGATTGAAATAAAGAAGGTGATTCTGGGCGGCATGGGGGCCAAGAACGGCCGGAAGACCTTTAACAGGAATGTGTCGGCAAGCGGTGAGGAGGTTGAATGCTTTAAACGGATTGTGGAAGGGGGAGTGGAAATCTTTTATCAGCTGGTTCCGAATGATAAGGCCGTTAACATCAGAAGCCTGTTTTAG